The DNA segment AATTCACCACGCGTACTACACCGTTGGCGTCCCCGTTGCCCTCGACCGGTTTCGCCGCCAGCAGCCCCGTCGCCGTGTTGAGCGCGGCACCGGTGGCACCCCGGCCGACCAGCCCGTGACCGTCGAGGAAGGCGTCGAGGGCCGTACGGGCGGGGGCGGTGAGGTCGTCGTACTCCATCCCCGCCGACACGAACAGCACGTCCACCGACGACCAGTCGAACCCGGCGTTCAGCACCTCCGTCGAGACCGGGGTGACCTCGAAGTTCATCTCCCGCAACGCGAACAGCTCGCCCGCGGTGACGGCTGCGGCGACGCGGGTGCGGTGCAGCGGGACGGTGCCGGTGAGCTTCGTCGAGTGGAAGGCGACGTCGTAGGCGCGGGCTGCTGCCAGGGCCTGTCGCCGCGCCGAGCCCGGCACGATCGCGCTGCCGTCGGCGGCACGGCGCGCATCGACGCCTTGCCGCAGCAGGGCGTTGAGGGCGGCGACCTCGTTCGGGTCGTCGAGCCTCAGCCGGAGCTCACCGCGCGGGGCGACATACGCCACGGGGGCCGCCGCGCGGACGGGGCGCAGGGCGGTGCCGTACGGCATCCGCGGCAGGGTCTCGACCGCCGCGCCCCACAGGCGGCCGAGGCTCCAGCCCGAGATGTCGTACATCGCCGAGACCTTGGCGCTGATGTCCCGCCCGTCCGCGAGCAGCGCGTTCGCCAGGCCGCGCTTGGGCTGGCGCATGTCGACGACGTACGAGCCCTTGGCGTACGTGCGTCCGCCGAGCCGGAAGGAGTGGGCCGCGCGGCTGACCCGTACGTCGTTGGCCAGGAGGTGGTCGACGAGGCGGGCGGCGGCAGGGGCCGAGCGCTGGGCGCCGGTGCCCGCCGGGATGACGTAGGCGCGGGGGAAGGTGGTCGTGTAGACGTCCTCGGGGCCGATGCCGGGGACGCCCGGGACGGTCTCCTCGGACACCGGCACCTGCGCGGCGCCCGCGGCTCCCCGCCGGAAGACCTCGATCTGGTCGGCGACGAGTGACGTACGCCTTTCCCGGACGAAGTCGAGGGAGGCGCGCAGGGCGGCCCCGGCGACATCGACGTTGATCGCGGACCGGCGGCGCAACTCGGTGACGGGCAGGGTGGTGTAGGCGGTGTTGTTCACCGTCAGCGGGATCTCCACCGTGTGCGCGGCGACCGTGCCGTGGAACGCCGCGTACTGCGGGGTGAAGATGGGCGGCCAGTCGTCCCAGCCCTCCTCCTGGTCCCGGAAGGGAATCTGCGCGGGTGCGACCCCGTCCTTCTCCGCCGTGTAGCCGAGGCCGTTGACGGCGGCCTCCATGCGCAGGGCGTTGGCATAGGTGTTCTTGAGGAACAGGTCGTACTCGTAGTTCTCGCCGTGCGGGGGAGTGGTGGGCTCGATGAGGGTGCCGTTGACGTAGCCGTGCAGGTCGAGCAGGACGGCCGGCTGCTTGTCGACCATGATCTGCCGCATCGCCCGCGTCTCCGGCTGCGAGGCGGTGACGAAGTCCCGGTTCATGTCGAAGCCGCCCGCGTTGGCGCGCGTTCCGGCGATACGGCCGTCCGGGTTGGCGGTGATGTTGAAGTACAGCCGGCTGTGGGAGAGGAGGTCGCGCGTCCCGGCGTCCGTGGCGGTGGCGAGCCGCTCGATGAGCTTCAGACTGGCGTCGGTGCCCTCCCACTCGTTGCCGTGGATGTTGTTGTTGAGGAAGACGGGCGCCTTGTAACTCCTCCTGACCTCCGGCGACTTGGCGGCGAGAGCGGGGGCGTTCTCGATGAGTTCGCGCATCCGTGCCTGCGTACGGGCCTGGCGGGTGGTCTCCGGGGCGGTGACGGTGACCAGGTAGAGCCGGTTCCCACCCGCCGAGCGGCCCGCGACCTCGACGCTCACGCGGTCGCCGAGGGCCTGGAGGGAGTTCAGCTTCGGCGCGATGGCGTGGTACGGGGTGAGGCCGAGCTTGATGGACTTGTCGGCCGGGTTCTCGGGGTCCGGGGTGAGGACCTGCCGGCGCGGGTAGCCGCGGCTGTCGTCGGCGATCGCCGCGGAGGGCGCTTCGGGGCCTGACTCGGCGGTGCCGAGGGCCCGCTGGGCGGCGCTCGCGGGCGTCCGCGCCGCTTCCCGGTCGAGCGCGGCCTCGCGGTGGACCGGGGGGTGGCCCGGCGGCTGGGGCTCCGCGACGGCGGTGTGCGGGGTGAGGAGCAGGGAGCCCGCCGTGCTGAGGGCGAGGGCGGTGATCAGAACGGGTCTCGCAGGAACGGTTCTCGTGATGCGCACGCGTACCTCCTCCGGAACTTCAAAGATCGGTACGGCGAGGTGTACCTGTTCGACTCAACCGCAACAAGAGGGAGTTGGTGCCACGGATGCCCCGGATGGCTCATGCGGGGGCCGCCGGACGGGGCATGCTGAGAGCGCACCGGCGGCGGCAGGAGGCGAGCAGAGCCCATGGCAACGATCCCTTCGATCCCCAGCAGGGATGACGTACTCCGCATGGCACGCAGCACGACCGACATCACCGGCCAACTCCTCGACACGGCCGGGAACCTCACCCGTATCGCGATGAACACCTTCGACCCGAGGGACGGATCGGGCGCCGAGGTCCTGCGGGTGCTGCGGCAGACCACCGCCGAACTGGCCGAGGCGAGCGCCTCGCCACAGGCCCAGGAGGCCTTCTACCGCATCGTCGAGACCCTCACCCGTCTCGGCACCAGCGGAGCGCCCCTCGCGGTCCACCCCGTAAGCGAGCCGGCGCAGGCCCTGCTGGCGGCCCTGGGCGACAGCCTGCTGCCGGTGCTGGACGCGGTCGAGCCGGCGGTCGAGGAGTTCGCGGCGGCGCTGGGCGAGCTGGTCGAGGCGACGTCGCCCCTGCTGCCGGCGACGGCGGGCCTGGCCGCGGGTGTGCTGCTCGCGCTGACCCCGCTGCTCCGTTCCGCGGCCGAGATCCTGCGCGAGTCCTCCCCCGAACTCCACCGCATCGCCGACGCGTTGACGGCCGCGCTCGCGCCCCTGATGCCGCTCCAGGTCGCCCTGGCCGGCGCGAACGTCGTCCGGGCGACGCTGCCACCCCTCGCCGACCTCACCGAGGCCGCGGCGGCCACGACGAAGGCGGCGCGTCCGGCACTGATCGCCGGCGAGGAGTTCCTAGTCGCCGGGCTGGAACGGATACAGCCCCTGCTGCTGTCCGGGGCGTCGGGCGCGGGGCGGGTGGCACGCGCGGCGGCGGTACGGGTGTCGGCGGCGGTGAGCCCGGCGGCCGACCGGGGGGTCGTGGTGGCGGTGACGCCGGCGTGAGCGGCGTCCGGGGGCAGCGGTGACCAGGCCCCGAAGCGACCGTGACTGCCGTGTGACACGGCCCGACTAGAGTGCGAACCATGCGCGATCTTGGGACCGGGTTCAGGTATCTCCTCAGGGGCCAGCGGTGGGTGGCCCGCCACGGCAAGCAGTACGGCTTCGGGCTGATCCCCGGCCTGATCACCCTGGTGCTCTACGTGGCCGCGCTGGTAGGGCTCGCGCTCTGGGGCGAGGACTTCGTGTCCTGGTCGACGCCGTTCGCCGACGACTGGTCGAGCCCGTGGCAGGGCCTGTTCCGAGGCTTCCTCACCGCCGTCCTGTTCGCGCTGGGCCTGCTCCTGTCGGTGATCACCTTCACGGCGGTTACCCTGCTGATCGGCCAGCCCTTCTACGAGAACCTCTCCGAGAAGGTCGACCGGGACGTCTCCCCCGACGGCACGGCCCCCGAGTCCGGCCTGCCGCTCTGGCGCGAACTGTGGATCTCGGGCCGCGACAGCCTGCGGATCGTCCTGCGCGCCGCACTCTGGGGCGTCCTGCTCTTCGCCCTCGGCTTCATCCCGGTCATCGGCCAGACGGCCGTCCCCGTGATCGGCGTCTTCGTCACCGGCTTCTTCCTCACCGAGGAACTCACGGCGGTAGCCCTCCAGCGCCGCCGCGTCGAACTCCGCGACCGCCTCACCATGCTCCGCTCCCGCAAGCCCCTGATCTGGGGCTTCGGAGCCCCCCTCGCAGCATCCTTCCTGGTGCCCTTCGTCGCGGTGTTCCTGATGCCGGGCGCGGTGGCGGGGGCGACGCTGATGGCTCGGGAGCTGATGGGGGAGGAGACGGCGGAGGAGAGGGACGCGAAGGGCGCCGCCCCTTTTGACGGGCACCCCGCGCGTACCAGCTCGTCCGGCGTCTGAGGACGAGGCCCGACGCCGGGTGCCTACGAACCCGCCGTCGCCTCCACCGCGGCCGTCAGAATCCCCCGCACCTGCGCGATGATGTCCAGCCGGTTCCGTACGAACTCCGGATCCGTCACCGCCCCGGTCGCCGGATCCGTGTTGCCCGCCCCGAACTGCAGCACCGGGGTGTGCACATGCCCGCCCGGCAGTGAGTCATGGAGTCCGAGCCGGTCACGCAGCAGCGTCGCCCGGTAGGCGATCTCGTTGGAGAGGTAGTCCCCGCCGCCCCCGGCCCGCGCGGTGGAGCCCTGCGTCGGCCCGTCCGGCCGTACGACCGCGGTCGTGCCGCCCGCCGGAATCTCGGTCACGCTCGTGTTGTCGTACACGGGGAACCGCCCGGTGTCCGCGGCGACGATCTCCCGGTACGGCAGCGTCGTCGTGGTCCACTGCGGCTGCGAGGCCGGATCGGCGACGGGGATCGTCTCGGTCCGCCCGATGTTGTCGTTGTCCTGGAAGCCGCCCCGCCAGGCCCCGTTGGTCCGCTCGACGTCGAACCGCCCGACGCGCCCCTGGCTCACGGTCGTGAACAGATCGACCTGCTTCAGATACGGCCGCAGCGCCCGTTCCACCGTCCCGTCCGCGAAGTCCTGCCACCGCACCGGGAACACGGCGGTCTCCACGCGGGCCGGACCCTCCGCCGTCTCGATCACCGCGCCGTCGAGGGCGAGCGCGGTGGCGCCGGACGGGTTGGAGATACGGATGTCCCGGTCGAGCGTGAACGGGTCGAACCCGGTGACGAGGATCCGCTTCATGCCCGCCCCGGCGGCACCGGCCGCATGGCGAAGGTCGCTCTGACCACGCGAGGCCCGCTCCAACGCGCCGATGAGAGCAGCTCGCTGGGCGTCGCTCAGCCCGAACTCCGGCTCAAACGTCCGCACGTCCCGCGTCATCGACAACCGCGCCCAGTACAACGGCCGATCGTCGTCCCGGCTCAGTTCACCTCCGGCCGGACCCCGCCCCTGCGCCCGGTCCACGGCCCTGCGCCACAGCGCCGATCCCTCGCGTGTGACGACCCGGTGGGCCTGCGCGTAGGAGCGCGCGTCGGCCAGGTCGTCGGCGAACTCCGCCGCCGCGGCGTCGAATCCGGAGCGGCGCAGGATCTCCTGGGGGACGGTCTTGTCGAGGCGTTGTTCCTCGACGGTCGGCGCGGGGGCGGACTGCGCGGCGGCTGCGGTCCCGGTCGTGGGAGCCGAGAGTCCGGCCAGCAGGGCCACTGAGAGGACGCCGATCCGAACGCGTATGGAATTCAAGGGAATTACGGTCCTTCCGTCACGGTGGGGGGTGAGGCAGAGCGTGCGTCGTGCGGGACGCCGGAAGTATCGCGTGGCGGGAGGGGACTACGCCATGGCTCGCGCCGCACCCGCACCGACGCCGCCGCTTCCCGCAGCGCCCCCACGAACGCCTCCACGGCCGGCGCAGGCGACCGCCCCCGCACCGTCGCCGCGTACACCGCACGCGCCGGCCCGCCCTCGTCCAGCACCGGTACCAGCCGGACGTCGGGGCGCACGGACGCCGCCGCCAGCGCCGGGACCAGCGCCACTCCGAGGCCGGCGGCGACGTAGCCCTGCTTGGCGGTCCACTCGCCGACGACGTGCGCGACACGCGGCCGAAAGCCCTGCCGCAGGGCCACGTCGAGGAGGGTGCCCTCCGGGCGGGAGCTGCCGGAGATCCATTCGGCATCGGCGAGCCGGCCGAGCCGGACAGGGTGGCCGCCGGCGGCCAGCGGATGACCGGCGGGGACGGCGACGTACAGGGACTCGTCGAGCAGGTGGTGGAGTTCGTACGCCTCCAGCGGGGCGCGGCCCGTGGTCGAGACGACCGCGAGGTCGAGGTGGCCCGCGGTGAGCCGGTCCAGCAGGGCAGGGGTGAAGCCCTCCTCGCGGGTCACGTGGACGCGAGGGTGCGCGGCGCTGAAGGCGGCCAGCGCCTGGGGCACCAGCCCCGCGTCGGCCGTGGCGAAGGCACCGAACCGCAGCCGCCCGCCCGCCACTTCACGCAGAGCGGCCAGCTCCCGAACGGCCCCGTGCAACGACTCGGCGACGGCCTCGGCATAGGGCATGAGAACCCGCCCGGCCTCGGTGAGCCGCACGCCCCGCGGGAGCCGGTCGAAGAGCGGGGCACCGCCCAGGGCCCCTTCCAGCGTGGAGATCTGGCGGGACACCGCCGACTGCGTCCACCCGAGAGTCCGGGCGGCGCCGGTGAAGGAACCGAGCCGGGCGACCTCCAGGAACGCCCTCAACCACACACTGGAGACCTCGGGGAACTCAAGCTGAGCCTCCTGCTGATACTCATGCTGTTTCGGCATGGCAGTCATGCTGGACATTCGCTTGTCGCATCGCAAGCCCACGCCTAGCGTCGACGGCATGCAGATCACCGTCGACAACCCGCCCTGCGCACCGCAGCCCTTGAGCCCGTACTACTCCCAGGTCGCCCGCGTCGAACACGCCGACGGCAGCGCGCTGTTGTTCGTCTCCGGGCAGATCGCCGAGGGCGCCACGGTCACCGAGCAGACCCGCGGCATCTTCGAGACCATCGCCGCCCTGCTCGGGGCCCATGGCGCCACGCTCGCGGACGTCATCAACATCCGCACCTGCCTCACCGACATCGGCACCCTGGACGAATACGGCACCGTACGGCGGCAGTTCCTCACCGGTACTCCGCCCACCAGCATGACCTTCGAGGTGCCGAGGCTGTTCAGGGCGGCGGCCCGTGTGGAGGTCGAGGTCGTCGCCGCCGTCAGTCCGCGTTCTCGCCCAGCAGTCTGAGGAAGTCGCGGAACGCGCCCGGCATGTCCACCGAGTCCGGGTCCAGGAGTCACTGGTACTGCAACCCGTCCATGACGGCGACCAGCAAGGGCGCCGTACGCTCCGGTGTCAGCCCGTTCGGCAGCCGGTCGCCGTACTCGACGCGCAGGACCTCCGCCATGCTCGCCCGTACGCGCGTGTAGCGCTCGGTGAAGTACTCGCGCGCGGGATGCCCCTCAGTCACGCTCTCGCCGAGCAGCGCCGAGAAGGTCTGGATGATGCCGGGTCGCGTCGCGTTGTACTCGACGAGCGAGGCGAGCAGGTCGACGCGCCACCGGGTGTCGGGTACGGCGTCCCACTGGTCCCGCTCCTGGAGCACCCCGACGAGCAGCGCGTCCTTGGTCGGGAAGTAGTGCAGCAGGCCCTGCTGGGTGAGCCCGACCCGCTCGGCCACCGCGGCGAGGCTCGCCCCCCGGTAACCGCGCTCGGCGATCACCTCCAGGAGGATGGAGGCACAGCCCGGACTCAACGAGGAGGCACCGCGATGGCGGGAACCCGTACCCAGGCCGACGAAGCGCGCGAGGCGGCCGTCGAGGTCGCCCTCGCCGCGCTCGACCTCGACGCGAAAGCGCGGCTGCTCTCCGGCCAGGACACCTGGACCCTGCCCGCACTGCCCGAGATCGGCCTGAAGTCCCTCGTCATGTCCGACGGCCCGATCGGCGTGCGGGGTGTGCGCTGGACCGCCGACGACCCGTCCGTCGCGCTGCCCTCGCCCACCGCCCTCGCCGCCACCTGGGACCCGGACCTCGCCCGCCGCGCCGGCACCCTCCTCGCCCAGGAGGCCCGCCGCAAGGGCGTCCATGTGCTCCTCGCTCCCACCGTCAACCTCCACCGCTCACCGCTCGGCGGCCGCCACTTCGAGGCGTACAGCGAGGACCCGTACCTGACGGGGACGATCGGCGCCGGATATGTCAGCGGCGTCCAGTCCGGCGGCGTCGGCACCACCGTGAAGCACTTCGTCGCCAACGACGCCGAGACCGAGCGCTTCACCGTCAACAACCTCGTCTCCGAACGCGCCCTGCGCGAGCTGTACTTGGCGCCCTTCGAGATCATCGTCGAGAACGCCCACCCCTGGGGCATCATGACCGCCTACAACACGGTCAACGGCACGACGATGAGCGAGCACCACCACCTCGTGAACGAAGTCCTGCGCGGGGAATGGGGCTTCGACGGCTACAACGTCTCCGACTGGATGGCCGCCCGGTCCACCGTCGGGGCCATCGAGGGCGGCCTCGACGTGGCCATGCCCGGACCGCAGACCGTGTACGGCGAGCCCCTCGCCCAGGCCGTACGGGACGGGAAGGTGGCCGAGGCCAAGGTCGACGACGCCGTGCGCAACGTCCTGCGGCTCGCCGCCCGCGTCGGGATCCTCGACGGTGCCGAGCCCGTCGTCAACGAGTACCCCGAGAGCGTCGACGGCTCCGAACTCGCCCGCGAGATCGCCCGCCGCTCCTTCGTCCTGGTCCGCAACCAGGGCGGCGCCCTCCCGCTGCGGCCGAACGGCACCGTCGCGCTGATCGGCGCGGCAGCCCGGGACGCCCGCGTGCTGGGCGGCGGCTCCGCCACCGTCTTCCCCGACCGGATCGTCTCCCCGCTCGACGGCCTCACCGCCGCCCTCCCCGACGGCACCCTCACCTACGCCGTCGGCGCCGACCCGAACACCGAACTCGGCATCGCCGACAAGGGCTTCGAGCTGCGGGCCGTGTGCCGGGACGCCGACGGGAACGTCATCGGCACCGGCTCCGCCCCCAACGGCCACATCCAGTGGATGGGCAGCGACCTCCCCGAGGGCGTGACCCACGAGGCCCTGCGCACCGTCGAGCTGACCGGCACCTTCACCCCGCGCGACACCGGCCCGCACATCTTCGGCATCAAGGGCATGGGCGCCTTCAGGCTCACGATCGACGGCACGACGTACTACGACGACGTCCAGCGCCCCGCCAAGGAGGACCCCTTCGCCGCCTTCTTCGGCGCTCCCGTCCCCCGGGCCCAGCCCGAACTCACCGCCGGGGCACCGGTCGAGGTCTCCCTCACCCATGTCGTCGCGTTCCCCGAGGGCGTCCCGCTGAGGGTCGTCGGCTTCACCCTCGCGCACCAGGAGCCGCAGCGCGACCCCGACGAGCTGATCGCCGAGGCCGTCGAGGCCGCCCGCAACGCCGACACGGCCGTCGTCGTGGTCGCCACCACCGACCGCGTCGAGTCCGAGGGCTTCGACCGCACGGACCTCACCCTGCCCGGCCGCCAGGACGACCTGGTCCGCGCCGTCGCCGCGGCGAACCCCGACACCGTGGTGGTCGTCAACTCCGGTTCCCCGGTGGAGCTGCCGTGGCGCGAGGACGTCGCCGCCGTGCTGCTCAGCTGGTTCCCCGGCCAGGAGGCCGGCGCGGCACTCGCGGAGGTCCTCACCGGCGCCCACGAGCCGGGCGGGCGCCTGCCCACCACGTGGGGCTCCCTTGCCGACGCCCCGGTCACCCAGGTAGCCCCCTCGGCCGGCGAACTCCCGTACAGCGAGGGTGTCTTCATTGGTTACCGTGCCTGGGAGAAGGAGGGCCGGGTCCCGTCGTACCCCTTCGGGCACGGCCTCGGCTACACCGAGTGGACGTACGAGTCCGCCAAGGTCGAGGGGACCACGGTCACGGTCCGCCTCCGCAACTCCGGCGAGCGTGCGGGCCGCGAGGTCGTGCAGGTCTACCTGGCGCCGGCCGAGCCCCGCACCGACCGCCCGGCGCGCCGGCTGGCCGGATTCGCGGGTGTGGCCGCGGGGCCGGGGGAGACGGCCGAGGCCGTGATCGAACTTCCGCGCCGCGCTTTCGAGATGTGGGACGAGCAGACCAATTCGTGGACGCTTGTGAAGGGTTCGTACGAGATCCAGGTGAGCCGCTCGATCGCGGACCGTCGGGTGACGGCGACGATTAACGTCTGAGGCGGGAGAAGTGCCCCAGGAACAGCCCCGGTCCGGGTCCTGACGCCCGGGCCGGGGCTTGTCCCTGAGCAAGTAGGGCCTGAACTCCCGCTATCGGACGGAGAAGCCGTACACCGTCTCCGACCGGAACACCTCGCCAGGCCGCAGCACCGTGCCCGGGAACTCCGGCCGGTTCGGGGAGTCGGGGAAGTGCTGGGTCTCCAGTGCGATGCCGTCGCCCGGGGCGAAGGGCTCGGTCAGGTGCTCGGCGGTGTACAGCTGGAGTCCGGGCTCGGTGGTCGCCACCGTCAGCGCCCGCCCGGTCGACGGGTCGTACAGCTCGGCGACCTCCTCCGCAGCGCCCGTCACCCCCTTGTCCAGTACGAAGTTGTGGTCGTACCCGGAGCCGGCCTTGCGCGTCTGACGGAAGTCGAAGCGGGTGCCCGCGACCTCGTCCAGGGAGCCGGTAGGGATGAGGTCCGCGTCGACCGGGGTGTACCGCGAGGCGGCGAGCCGCAGTTCATGGCCGCCCGCGTCGCCCGAACCCGCCCCGGCGAGGTTGAAGTAGCTGTGGTTGGTCAGGTTCACCACGGTCGGCGCGTCCGTCACCGCCTCGTACACGATCCGCAGCGCCCCGTCCGACGACAGGGTGTAGGTCGCCGAGACCTCCAGCCGCCCCGGGAAGCCCTCCTCGCCATGCGGGCTGACCCGGCTCAGGCGCACACCGTGCTCGACCGGCGTCATCTCCCACACCCGCTTGTCGAAACCGCGTTCGCCGCCGTGCAGGGAGTTGGGCGGGTTGTTGGGGTCGAGCGCGTACGTCAGGCCGTCCAGAGGGAAGCGGGCGTGCGCGATCCGGTTGGCGTACCGGCCGATCAGGGCGCCGAGATACGGCCCCGGGTGGGACAGATAGCCGTCCAGGTCGGCGAACCCCAGCACCACGTTCGCCGCGTGTCCCTCCCGGTCCGGCACCTCCAGCGACTGCACGATCCCGCCGTACGACAGCACCCGTACCCGAAGGCCCGCACGCTCCAGCGTCCAGCGGTGGACCGGGGTGCCGTCGGAAAGTGTGCCGAAGTGTTCGCTCATGAGCGAAACACTAGTTCGTGACCGTCCGGTAGGCGATCTCGGCAAGCCGCGCCTGACCGTTCACACTCGGATGGAACCAGTCCCACTGGCTCAGCTGCTTGCCGCCGAAGCGGAACTCGTACACCGCGCCGTCGTCGAACCGGCACCGGCGGTCCTTCGCACAGACCTGCTCCAGCACGTCGTTGTACGCCTCGACCCGCTCCTGCACCGTCGCGCGCCGCTGGTTCGCCGCCGCGGTGAGGGAGTCGGCGTCGCCCAGCATCGACGGGCAGATGCCGAGCTTCCACACCTGCTTGCCCATCGGACTCGTACGGCCCTGCTCCCATAGCCGCATCAGATTCGGTACGCTCGCGACATAGACCTGAGTCTTCGGCAGCGCCTCGCGCAATGTGCCCATCGCGTCCTCGAACTGCGCCCGGAAGTCGGCCACCGACGTCATCGCGTCGGTCGTGTCCCGGCAGGCGTCGTTGGCCCCCGCCATCACCGCCACCAACTCCGGCCTGCGCGTGACCGCCTGCGCCAGCTGCCCGGCCACGTCGGTCATCCGCGCCCCGGTCACCGCGTAGTTCCAGCTCCGCTCCGCCGCCTTCGCCCTGCCCAGCAGCCGGACGGCGAGACTGTCGACGCGGGGGCTGCTGCCGGTGGCCCAGGAGACCTCGGGGCAGTCCGACAGGACCGAACAGGCGTCGAAACCGGTCGTGATGGAGTCACCCACGGCCGCGATCGAGGCAGGGCTGCGGTCCCAGGTCGGGGTCGGTTTCGGCCTCGCGCTGCGCGCGTCGCTGCCGGACGGCTCCGGCGAGTTGCCGCCGACGGCGTCACAACCCGCCACGCCCAGGACGGCCGCGGTCACGGCGGCGAGGACAGCGCGCGAGAGGTGCCGTCGCTTCCGCATACCCCGGTCCATCCCCTCACTCGGCCCTGTCATGGTTCACAACCAATAACAACGCACGAGGGTTCCCGCCCGTCTCATGCAACGGCTCACACCCGTACAAGCGTCCTGCCGGGTGAATGGCGGGCGTTTCCCGGCACCTGGACCGACGGTACGTCACACTCCTTGCGCCGCCGCACGGTAGCCTCGCCATCAACGTGGCTGCCCGGCCACTATCGTCCGTCAGTTCGCAAGATGTCCGCTCTGCCCGGAGGTCCCGGTGACGACACGTGGGGTTTTGTACGTGCACTCCGCGCCGCGCGCGCTGTGCCCGCATGTCGAGTGGGCCGTCGCCGGGGTGCTCGGCACGCGCGTCAACCTCGACTGGATCCGGCAGCCGGCCGCGCCCGGCACCTGGCGCTCGGAGTTCTCCTGGCAGGCCGAGGCGGGCACCGCCTCCAAGCTGGCCTCCGCCCTGCGCGGCTGGCACCTCCTGCGCTTCGAGGTCACGGCCGAGCCCTGCCCCACCGCCGAGGGCGAGCGCTACAGCTGCACCCCCGAGCTGGGCATCTTCCACGCCGTCACCGGCATCCACGGCGACATCCTCATCCCGGAGGACCGCCTGCGCGCCGCCCTGGCCCGCTCCCAGCACGGCGAGACCGACCTGGAGGCAGAGATCGCCAAGCTGCTCGGGAAGCCGTGGGACGACGAGTTGGAGCCGTTCAGGTATGCCGGAGAGGGAGCGCCGGTGCGCTGGTTGCACCAGGTGGTCTGAGGCTGGGACACGTGAAGGGGCCCCACCTCGAAAGGTGGGGCCCCTTCACGTGCGTACGGCTGCTGCTCAGACCGTCCTGAACGCCAGCACCACGTTGTGGCCGCCGAAGCCGAACGAGTCGTTCAGCGCGGCGATCCGGCCCTCGACGGGCAGCTTGCGCGCCTCACCGCGGACCACGTCGGCGTTCGCCTCGGCCTCCGGGTCGAGGTTCTCGACGTTGATGGTCGGCGGAGCGACCCGGTGGTACAGCGCGAGCACCGTCGCCACCGTCTCTACGCCACCGGCGCCACC comes from the Streptomyces sp. NBC_00443 genome and includes:
- a CDS encoding M14 family zinc carboxypeptidase, producing MRITRTVPARPVLITALALSTAGSLLLTPHTAVAEPQPPGHPPVHREAALDREAARTPASAAQRALGTAESGPEAPSAAIADDSRGYPRRQVLTPDPENPADKSIKLGLTPYHAIAPKLNSLQALGDRVSVEVAGRSAGGNRLYLVTVTAPETTRQARTQARMRELIENAPALAAKSPEVRRSYKAPVFLNNNIHGNEWEGTDASLKLIERLATATDAGTRDLLSHSRLYFNITANPDGRIAGTRANAGGFDMNRDFVTASQPETRAMRQIMVDKQPAVLLDLHGYVNGTLIEPTTPPHGENYEYDLFLKNTYANALRMEAAVNGLGYTAEKDGVAPAQIPFRDQEEGWDDWPPIFTPQYAAFHGTVAAHTVEIPLTVNNTAYTTLPVTELRRRSAINVDVAGAALRASLDFVRERRTSLVADQIEVFRRGAAGAAQVPVSEETVPGVPGIGPEDVYTTTFPRAYVIPAGTGAQRSAPAAARLVDHLLANDVRVSRAAHSFRLGGRTYAKGSYVVDMRQPKRGLANALLADGRDISAKVSAMYDISGWSLGRLWGAAVETLPRMPYGTALRPVRAAAPVAYVAPRGELRLRLDDPNEVAALNALLRQGVDARRAADGSAIVPGSARRQALAAARAYDVAFHSTKLTGTVPLHRTRVAAAVTAGELFALREMNFEVTPVSTEVLNAGFDWSSVDVLFVSAGMEYDDLTAPARTALDAFLDGHGLVGRGATGAALNTATGLLAAKPVEGNGDANGVVRVVNSGSTLMSGAPGHGFVYAPVWFTDLGRDVRVEQAYATGNPLVSGHWRAAADGSGGPADAAGQASVVSGPQAVLFGTEPLFRDHPKGEFAQVGRALFSMAQASGTR
- a CDS encoding EI24 domain-containing protein, which codes for MRDLGTGFRYLLRGQRWVARHGKQYGFGLIPGLITLVLYVAALVGLALWGEDFVSWSTPFADDWSSPWQGLFRGFLTAVLFALGLLLSVITFTAVTLLIGQPFYENLSEKVDRDVSPDGTAPESGLPLWRELWISGRDSLRIVLRAALWGVLLFALGFIPVIGQTAVPVIGVFVTGFFLTEELTAVALQRRRVELRDRLTMLRSRKPLIWGFGAPLAASFLVPFVAVFLMPGAVAGATLMARELMGEETAEERDAKGAAPFDGHPARTSSSGV
- a CDS encoding pyroglutamyl peptidase — protein: MNSIRVRIGVLSVALLAGLSAPTTGTAAAAQSAPAPTVEEQRLDKTVPQEILRRSGFDAAAAEFADDLADARSYAQAHRVVTREGSALWRRAVDRAQGRGPAGGELSRDDDRPLYWARLSMTRDVRTFEPEFGLSDAQRAALIGALERASRGQSDLRHAAGAAGAGMKRILVTGFDPFTLDRDIRISNPSGATALALDGAVIETAEGPARVETAVFPVRWQDFADGTVERALRPYLKQVDLFTTVSQGRVGRFDVERTNGAWRGGFQDNDNIGRTETIPVADPASQPQWTTTTLPYREIVAADTGRFPVYDNTSVTEIPAGGTTAVVRPDGPTQGSTARAGGGGDYLSNEIAYRATLLRDRLGLHDSLPGGHVHTPVLQFGAGNTDPATGAVTDPEFVRNRLDIIAQVRGILTAAVEATAGS
- a CDS encoding LysR family transcriptional regulator; this encodes MTAMPKQHEYQQEAQLEFPEVSSVWLRAFLEVARLGSFTGAARTLGWTQSAVSRQISTLEGALGGAPLFDRLPRGVRLTEAGRVLMPYAEAVAESLHGAVRELAALREVAGGRLRFGAFATADAGLVPQALAAFSAAHPRVHVTREEGFTPALLDRLTAGHLDLAVVSTTGRAPLEAYELHHLLDESLYVAVPAGHPLAAGGHPVRLGRLADAEWISGSSRPEGTLLDVALRQGFRPRVAHVVGEWTAKQGYVAAGLGVALVPALAAASVRPDVRLVPVLDEGGPARAVYAATVRGRSPAPAVEAFVGALREAAASVRVRREPWRSPLPPRDTSGVPHDARSASPPTVTEGP
- a CDS encoding RidA family protein — its product is MQITVDNPPCAPQPLSPYYSQVARVEHADGSALLFVSGQIAEGATVTEQTRGIFETIAALLGAHGATLADVINIRTCLTDIGTLDEYGTVRRQFLTGTPPTSMTFEVPRLFRAAARVEVEVVAAVSPRSRPAV
- a CDS encoding beta-glucosidase family protein encodes the protein MAGTRTQADEAREAAVEVALAALDLDAKARLLSGQDTWTLPALPEIGLKSLVMSDGPIGVRGVRWTADDPSVALPSPTALAATWDPDLARRAGTLLAQEARRKGVHVLLAPTVNLHRSPLGGRHFEAYSEDPYLTGTIGAGYVSGVQSGGVGTTVKHFVANDAETERFTVNNLVSERALRELYLAPFEIIVENAHPWGIMTAYNTVNGTTMSEHHHLVNEVLRGEWGFDGYNVSDWMAARSTVGAIEGGLDVAMPGPQTVYGEPLAQAVRDGKVAEAKVDDAVRNVLRLAARVGILDGAEPVVNEYPESVDGSELAREIARRSFVLVRNQGGALPLRPNGTVALIGAAARDARVLGGGSATVFPDRIVSPLDGLTAALPDGTLTYAVGADPNTELGIADKGFELRAVCRDADGNVIGTGSAPNGHIQWMGSDLPEGVTHEALRTVELTGTFTPRDTGPHIFGIKGMGAFRLTIDGTTYYDDVQRPAKEDPFAAFFGAPVPRAQPELTAGAPVEVSLTHVVAFPEGVPLRVVGFTLAHQEPQRDPDELIAEAVEAARNADTAVVVVATTDRVESEGFDRTDLTLPGRQDDLVRAVAAANPDTVVVVNSGSPVELPWREDVAAVLLSWFPGQEAGAALAEVLTGAHEPGGRLPTTWGSLADAPVTQVAPSAGELPYSEGVFIGYRAWEKEGRVPSYPFGHGLGYTEWTYESAKVEGTTVTVRLRNSGERAGREVVQVYLAPAEPRTDRPARRLAGFAGVAAGPGETAEAVIELPRRAFEMWDEQTNSWTLVKGSYEIQVSRSIADRRVTATINV